From the genome of Lineus longissimus chromosome 8, tnLinLong1.2, whole genome shotgun sequence, one region includes:
- the LOC135492343 gene encoding uncharacterized protein LOC135492343: MQEFSERPKRQRRDGGTRCAAWGCDKSKLKDGVGVFEFPAREKSPERFDFWCKAVRRTRQDFKFVKGTSRLCGDHFDRDQIDNWMQIRIMLEDKGLEAARKISWRLVPKAKPNPDLFPKRPTHGTPSPNVRPSVSSSSFAGGSTPRRPPTSRPWATKKDRRKRVKEAMEVLLPSSGITESADSTTAPSSPVPGPSSCEADSEAMEIECNDTNMTKLPELVDQYVQTKRTSYRSFHVQVMPNTFSQGTQTDTCKCMCNCPQGCDLPDPPLEPDVCSGTAMPVETDDDSVIETEDEMHDSVDPDYEPNSADESDDCDEREFEDWQNEVNKDPVSEEKYFVFHSCLMTLFASCPVCSSESSGHIKRIGTFISIEQHCSNSQCGFSRVWHSQPMCGKVPAGNILLSGSILFSGSIPAKILRFLKLFGCQAFSRTTYFNHQRMYLSPAVTEVWSKEQHALLVDVKESDAPLVVGGDGRSDTPGHSAKYGSYSLMDLDNKKIIAMELVQSTEVKSSVHMEKEGLIRCVRILDENDVSINKIITDRHCQIQKWLRENLGGTSHFFDAWHLAKNVKKKVLKIAKLKGCEIAAEWCKAITNHLYYVASNTPEGQSDLIIAKWKSLDNHLHNIHKGHGNLFPKCGHGRLRKRRRNSKKWLTAGTRVSNELTKIITAPRLVKDIGKISCSQQTSGIEAFHSVVNHFAPKQIHFFPDGMESRLCIAALHYNENGKKEQAVNKDGKERWDVFFPKVKKGGHSVRPVRKESTYGYAKRLMDEAHHRCKNSMKITNKRKHDFLSSKYVHPDKREAVEGYLARYKRFKKL, encoded by the exons ATGCAGGAGTTTAGTGAGAGGCCGAAGAGGCAGAGGAGAGATGGGGGAACTCGCTGTGCCGCTTGGGGCTGCGATAAATCGAAATTAAAGGATGGTGTTGGAGTGTTCGAGTTTCCTGCCCGTGAGAAGTCGCCGGAAAGATTCGATTTTTGGTGCAAAGCAGTTCGGAGGACTcgccaggatttcaagttcgTCAAAGGCACATCACGGCTTTGTGGCGACCATTTCGATCGGGACCAAATCGATAACTGGATGCAAATCAGGATTATGTTGGAGGATAAGGGTCTAGAGGCGGCTCGAAAAATCTCGTGGAGGTTAGTGCCCAAGGCCAAGCCAAATCCGGACCTCTTCCCCAAAAGGCCAACCCATGGCACCCCTAGTCCTAACGTTAGGCCTTCTGTTTCTTCCTCTTCCTTCGCCGGTGGTTCAACCCCAAGACGACCCCCAACTTCTAGACCTTGGGCAACCAAAAAAGACAGGAGAAAG AGGGTCAAAGAAGCCATGGAAGTATTACTTCCAAGTTCTGGAATTACTGAGTCAGCTGATTCCACTACAGCACCATCATCACCAGTACCAGGGCCATCATCATGTGAGGCAGACTCAGAGGCGATGGAGATAGAATGCAAtgatacaaacatgacaaagttg CCAGAGCTTGTGGATCAATACGTGCAGACTAAGAGAACGTCTTATCGTTCCTTTCACGTACAAGTTATGCCAAACACTTTTTCACAAG GAACTCAaactgatacatgtaaatgtatgtgcAATTGTCCCCAGGGCTGTGACTTGCCAGATCCACCACTGGAGCCAGATGTTTGTAGTGGTACTGCCATGCCTGTTGAAACTGATGACGACTCGGTCATCGAGACAGAGGATGAAATGCATGATTCTGTTGATCCAGATTATGAACCAAATTCAGCTGATGAAtctgatgattgtgatgaaagGGAATTCGAAGATTGGCAGAATGAAGTAAA CAAAGACCCAGTCTCGGAGGAAAAGTATTTCGTTTTTCATTCTTGTCTGATGACTTTGTTTGCATCATGTCCAGTGTGTTCATCAGAATCATCGGGGCATATCAAAAGGATTGGAACTTTCATATCGATTGAGCAGCACTGCAGTAACAGTCAATGTGGATTTTCACG GGTTTGGCACAGCCAACCGATGTGTGGCAAGGTACCAGCAGGGAACATCCTCTTGTCAGGTTCCATACTGTTTTCGGGCAGCATACCAGCCAAAATTCTTCGTTTTCTAAAGTTGTTTGGTTGCCAGGCCTTCTCCAGGACAACGTACTTTAATCACCAGCGCATGTACCTTAGCCCAGCCGTGACAGAAGTATGGAGCAAAGAACAACATGCACTACTAGTTGACGTTAAGGAGAGTGATGCCCCTCTTGTCGTTGGTGGTGATGGCAGGTCGGATACACCTGGCCATTCAGCCAAGTATGGATCGTATTCCCTCATGGACCTTGACAATAAAAAGATCATAGCCATGGAGCTTGTCCAA AGTACAGAGGTCAAATCTTCAGTTCATATGGAGAAAGAAGGGCTGATCCGCTGTGTACgcatccttgatgaaaatgatgtatCGATTAACAAGATAATCACTGACAGACATTGTCAAATACAGAAATGGCTCAGAGAAAACCTTGGGGGAACTTCACATTTCTTTGATGCATGGCATCTTGCCAAAA ATGTGAAGAAGAAGGTTCTGAAAATTGCGAAGCTGAAAGGGTGCGAAATAGCTGCGGAGTGGTGTAAGGCCATCACCAACCACCTCTATTATGTGGCATCGAACACCCCTGAGGGTCAATCTGATCTGATAATTGCCAAATGGAAGTCATTGGATAATCACCTTCACAACATCCACAAAGGTCATGGCAACCTGTTCCCCAAGTGTGGCCACGGTAGACTTCGAAAGCGACGACGCAACAGCAAAAAGTGGCTTACTGCAG gaacAAGGGTGTCCAATGAATTGACCAAAATCATCACTGCCCCAAGATTAGTCAAAGATATTGGAAAGATATCCTGTAGTCAACAAACATCCGGAATTGAGGCGTTTCACAGTGTGGTGAACCATTTCGCACCAAAACAGATCCATTTCTTCCCTGATGGCATGGAAAGCAG ACTATGTATTGCTGCCTTACATTATAATGAAAATGGCAAGAAGGAGCAGGCAGTCAACAAAGATGGGAAGGAGAGGTGGGACGTCTTCTTTCCAAAAGTGAAGAAGGGGGGTCATTCTGTTCGACCAGTGAGGAAAGAGAGCACATATG GCTATGCAAAGAGACTGATGGATGAAGCTCATCATAGATGTAAGAACAGCATGAAGATTACAAACAAACGAAAACATGACTTTCTGAGTAGCAAATATGTACATCCTGATAAACGTGAAGCAGTAGAAGGCTACTTGGCGAGGTACAAGCGTTTCAAGAAATTATAA
- the LOC135492344 gene encoding uncharacterized protein LOC135492344 → MMASSDDSSSLSDISDNFNDSDESRDSESIDLDEEEFEEQIGAGGAVKGYQFEPHGDEDGSSEFSSNSSSESAEEDANMAKWRERMTTTKWCECDKKCVNSLIPEENACCREKAPIDGVLEEYNCDFKPEIACITDHPAFHSNCLDVWSLQLAYRLFHKKEVPGAINLKYRYVAYRQLIRWCWRYLGEGNRVPLPACAVHLIRKTFPPEGEIVGFKYPPLKNKGTKRKRRNNSQ, encoded by the exons ATGATGGCTTCGAGTGATGATTCTTCAAGTCTGTCCGATATAAGCGATAATTTCAACGATAGCGATGAGAGTAGGGACTCCGAATCTATTGATCTTGACGAGGAAGAGTTCGAAGAACAGATTGGTGCCGGTGGGGCGGTGAAAGGATACCAATTCGAGCCGCACGGCGATGAAGATGGCAGTTctgaattttcttcaaattcgtCTTCAGAATCCGCGGAGGAAGACGCAAATATGGCCAAGTGGAGGGAACGAATGACCACAACGAAATG GTGCGAATGTGACAAGAAATGTGTTAACTCACTGATACCAGAGGAGAATGCCTGCTGCCGGGAGAAGGCCCCAATTGATGGAGTACTCGAGGAGTACAACTGTGACTTCAAGCCAGAGATCGCATGCATAACGGACCATCCTGCTTTCCACAGCAATTGCCTCGATGTCTGGTCCCTGCAGCTTGCATACAGGCTCTTTCATAAGAAGGAAGTGCCAGGAGCAATAAACTT gaaATACAGATATGTTGCATATCGGCAACTAATCCGATGGTGTTGGAGATATCTTGGAGAAGGGAATCGTGTGCCATTACCAGCCTGTGCTGTTCATTTAATCCGTAAGACTTTTCCTCCAGAAGGCGAAATTGTGGGCTTTAAGTATCCACCACTCAAGAACAAAGGCACTAAGAGAAAAAGGCGGAATAATAGTCAGTGA